One window of the Zygotorulaspora mrakii chromosome 6, complete sequence genome contains the following:
- a CDS encoding uncharacterized protein (similar to Saccharomyces cerevisiae YEA6 (YEL006W) and YIA6 (YIL006W); ancestral locus Anc_7.133): MTNDEIFSDCPDYRPSSEVHEGFLVPDGISPLSSSDVIEPMRKVASLPDDSLHNKQRARSNGGLFSTHLTDTKITALSGALSGFISGIVVCPLDVAKTRLQAQGLQSSGENKYYHGLVGTFRTIVRDEGVKGLYKGLVPIIMGYFPTWMIYFSFYEVCKDFYPRIFPHWDFASYSCSAITAGAVSTIVTNPIWVIKTRLMLQTHVSHHPTHYKGTFDAFRKIYKQEGFKSFYAGLVPSFLGLLHVAIHFPVYEKLKVAFNCYNLKDNETTKRQDQTLDLKKLIMASCVSKMTASLITYPHEILRTRMQLKSDLPNSVQHRLIPLIRATFHSEGFRGFYSGFTTNLVRTVPASAIALVSFEYVRNHLTNINEAK, translated from the coding sequence atgaccaatgatgaaattttcagcGATTGCCCTGACTATAGGCCATCATCGGAGGTTCACGAAGGTTTCTTGGTTCCAGATGGTATATCGCCGTTATCATCCTCTGATGTCATTGAACCAATGAGGAAGGTGGCTAGCCTCCCCGATGATAGTCTTCATAATAAACAAAGAGCCAGATCAAATGGAGGCCTTTTTAGTACACACCTTACGGATACGAAGATAACTGCATTATCAGGAGCACTATCGGGCTTCATATCAGGAATTGTTGTTTGTCCACTTGACGTGGCCAAAACTCGTCTACAAGCTCAGGGATTACAATCAAGTGGAGAGAATAAATATTACCACGGTCTTGTTGGGACTTTCAGGACAATAGTTAGAGATGAGGGTGTAAAAGGCCTTTACAAAGGACTTGTTCCGATAATAATGGGATACTTTCCTACATGGatgatttatttttctttctatGAAGTTTGCAAGGACTTTTATCCGAGGATCTTCCCACATTGGGATTTTGCCTCATATTCATGCTCTGCGATCACAGCTGGCGCTGTTTCCACAATTGTAACCAATCCAATATGGGTGATAAAGACGAGATTAATGTTACAAACTCATGTATCTCATCACCCAACTCATTACAAAGGTACATTTGATGCTTTTAGAAAAATTTATAAACAAGAAGGTTTTAAATCATTTTATGCAGGTCTGGTACCGTCCTTCTTGGGGTTGCTACATGTTGCGATCCACTTCCCTGTATATGAAAAACTAAAAGTAGCATTCAATTGTTATAATTTAAAGGATAATGAAACTACCAAAAGACAAGATCAGACTCTTGATCTAAAAAAACTAATTATGGCATCATGTGTATCCAAAATGACTGCCTCTTTGATAACTTATCCGCATGAGATTTTGCGAACTAGAATGCAACTAAAATCTGATTTACCTAATTCCGTTCAACATAGGTTAATTCCATTGATCAGGGCGACATTCCATTCTGAAGGGTTTAGAGGATTTTACTCCGGCTTCACGACCAATTTAGTGCGTACTGTGCCGGCATCTGCTATAGCTTTagtttcttttgaatacGTGAGGAATCATCTGACGAATATTAACGAAGCGAAGTAA
- the MIT1 gene encoding Mit1p (similar to Saccharomyces cerevisiae YEL007W; ancestral locus Anc_7.132), with amino-acid sequence MDIEPTFKGYIEDENDALLILQATLDGSLKHIPRRPYEIERPYLITSGSIFIFIEEVSGIKRWTDGVSWSPSRISGKFLIYRELDKSIGHQPSSLNSNSNSSLKKTESSESPTLSLTPRIKLPPILATPVSTGSSFSSNVSPKSSSPPTIAAATTSSSSSSSPTQSATKMIGYISGGNSNGKYTGFIKKTMSVKLRNSQKNSIETLHMVSYYNLDDLSKNSLVRPSNSDFFKKIRPCRELSIAMENTALGNSNKSLSTFQMSLNSNNSSNNNINKTNNSNSPLFPAQKLKVNAINKNNIEYLTSTSNSNAVNSNTAGSTISVDYNATRQQNDPQSLPFVKNRSFHSIFQNDENIPTSLPTPNSNSNSNLNPSNPNETHFQRIGPASKPLTYQPNNTPQQPQAGAPPTYYDSGNQSHSYYQPIDSNPSSNLNSISNSNSNPNPNPNLHGNSVQFYPINARLPYYQTASKIVPYSNTTTAGNNNYQIQGLSNNTNVNITGLANGNELGMMVSPSLAHSYANFSNYTSQPTSLPNINYHQPPQIQQQAIHQQQSMPFYQHHMALHPLPVQTHTYSQPHPIGPSPSLQFSSPSMNASPFLRHPTSTGNSSAIYNHASAGGNTKPFLMSINSSGKSIESPNTVLPQ; translated from the coding sequence ATGGATATTGAACCCACTTTTAAGGGTTAcattgaagatgagaatgaTGCGTTGTTAATTCTGCAAGCAACTTTAGATGGCTCATTGAAACATATCCCAAGAAGACCGTATGAAATTGAGAGGCCATATTTGATTACTTCGGGCagtatttttatttttattgagGAGGTTTCTGGTATTAAGCGCTGGACCGATGGAGTTTCATGGTCACCGTCCAGAATTTCCggtaaatttttgatatacaGAGAACTTGATAAATCGATAGGTCATCAGCCGTCGAGTCTGAATTCGAATTCGAACTCGAGCTTGAAGAAAACGGAGTCAAGCGAATCGCCAACTTTGTCTTTAACTCCGAGAATAAAGCTGCCGCCGATTCTGGCCACACCAGTTTCAACAGGCTCGTCATTCTCATCGAATGTTTCACCGAAGTCATCGTCACCGCCAACAATAGCAGCAGCAACCACTTCAagttcatcatcatcgtccCCAACCCAGTCAGCGACAAAAATGATCGGTTATATCTCGGGCGGCAATTCCAATGGCAAATACACTGGGTTCATTAAGAAGACTATGTCTGTCAAATTACGAAATTCGCAAAAAAACTCAATCGAAACCTTACATATGGTGTCTTACTATAATCTGGATGATTTATCCAAAAATTCGTTAGTCAGACCATCGAattcagattttttcaaaaaaattagacCCTGTAGGGAGCTATCAATTGCAATGGAAAACACTGCCCTGGGTAATAGCAATAAGTCCTTGTCTACATTTCAAATGAGTTTgaacagcaacaacagcagcaacaataACATCAACAAAACCAATAATAGTAATTCACCTTTGTTTCCGGCTCAAAAACTCAAAGTTAACGCGattaataaaaataatattgaatatttaACTTCAACTTCCAATTCTAATGCTGTTAATAGTAATACTGCTGGCAGTACTATTTCAGTTGATTACAATGCAACTAGGCAACAGAATGATCCACAATCGCTACCTTTCGTTAAGAATCGATCCTTTCattctatttttcaaaatgatgaaaatatacCGACATCACTTCCGACtccaaattcaaattcaaattcaaatctAAATCCGTCAAACCCAAATGAAACACATTTTCAACGCATAGGCCCGGCATCAAAACCACTCACCTATCAACCTAATAATACACCTCAACAACCTCAGGCCGGTGCTCCACCTACCTATTATGATTCTGGTAATCAATCCCATTCTTACTATCAACCAATTGACTCcaatccaagttcaaatttaaattctatttcaaattcaaattcaaatccaaatcCAAATCCAAATTTACACGGCAATTCTGTTCAGTTTTATCCAATAAATGCACGTCTACCCTATTACCAAActgcttcaaaaattgttccCTATTCAAACACTACTACTGCGGGAAATAACAATTACCAGATTCAAGgtctttcaaataataCAAATGTGAACATAACTGGTTTGGCAAACGGGAATGAATTGGGTATGATGGTATCACCATCATTGGCACATAGCTatgcaaatttttcgaaTTATACCTCACAACCAACCTCTCTGCCAAATATTAACTATCATCAACCGCCTCAAATTCAGCAACAGGCTATCCATCAGCAGCAATCGATGCCGTTCTACCAACATCATATGGCTTTACACCCATTACCAGTACAAACGCACACATACTCTCAACCGCACCCCATTGGACCTTCCCCATCTTTACAATTCTCAAGCCCATCCATGAATGCTAGCCCATTTTTGCGACATCCAACTTCGACTGGAAATTCATCTGCAATATACAATCATGCCAGCGCCGGTGGCAACACAAAACCATTTTTAATGAGTATCAACTCATCAGGTAAGTCAATAGAAAGTCCCAATACCGTTTTGCCTCAATGA
- the GCN4 gene encoding amino acid starvation-responsive transcription factor GCN4 (similar to Saccharomyces cerevisiae GCN4 (YEL009C); ancestral locus Anc_7.131): protein MFNSSSIMQAQSLFTHNLISDIESSSNAAGVGASVPGDVGAMAQVYQPVLGELVFGKFIKDEDANGGVVDEDDSPLLLDDSTPCTATSSLESAVDEFFFKSENPTPMFEFEDPTPSGQWTSLFDDNITITQKDVQMATDLGVEIDENVDKNHEERQKSQESLVIPKSSFLPTPVIEEDKLFKSPSTTQSSSIGTNGGVKSNKISKKIDHLGVVSYNRKNRSVPLSPVIAESDDPTATKRARNTEAARRSRARKLMRMTQLEDKVEELLTKNSQLEEEIKRLTSLLNR from the coding sequence ATGTTCAATAGTTCAAGTATCATGCAAGCTCAAAGTTTGTTCACCCATAATTTGATCTCAGATATTGAGAGTAGCAGCAACGCCGCGGGCGTGGGTGCGTCCGTGCCAGGTGATGTGGGAGCAATGGCTCAAGTTTACCAACCGGTGCTCGGGGAACTCGTGTTCGgcaaatttatcaaagatgaagatgcCAATGGCGGCGttgttgatgaagatgactCTCCTCTTCTGTTAGACGATTCTACACCTTGCACTGCCACCTCTTCTCTGGAAAGTGCagttgatgaatttttcttcaagagcGAAAACCCAACGCCGATGTTTGAATTTGAGGACCCAACTCCTTCAGGACAGTGGACGTCGCTATTTGATGATAACATCACCATCACTCAGAAAGATGTTCAAATGGCCACAGATCTGGGTGtcgaaattgatgaaaatgttgACAAAAATCACGaagaaagacaaaaatCGCAGGAATCTTTAGTAATTCCAAAGAGCTCTTTCTTGCCAACTCCAGTCATTGAAGAGGACAAGTTGTTCAAGTCTCCTTCCACGACGCAATCGTCATCAATTGGTACCAACGGTGGTGTCAAATCgaataaaatttcaaagaaaattgaTCACCTCGGAGTTGTTTCCTACAATCGTAAAAACCGTTCTGTTCCATTATCTCCTGTTATTGCTGAATCAGATGACCCAACTGCTACCAAAAGAGCAAGAAACACTGAGGCTGCAAGACGTTCACGTGCAAGGAAATTAATGAGAATGACTCAGTTGGAGGACAAGGTTGAAGAATTGCTAACGAAGAACTCTCAactggaagaagaaattaaGAGGTTAACAAGCTTATTGAACAGGTGA
- the NAS2 gene encoding Nas2p (similar to Saccharomyces cerevisiae NAS2 (YIL007C); ancestral locus Anc_7.130) codes for MNEQPLHSQLSNLNIDPTIHERIKKLPDLTINEIDLLKTEIESELHKNFSILKEQNLTMESPLVTSDGFPDPNIDVLQIRIVKRNINMLRNDLNNVITTCALKLNRHFGKDKNQNQQESLRKGENFDHIIPFAQIYDVIEGGPIFIAGCLSGDELVLIGNLNAGTYLNLNNISNYILQNENKKVTIRIRRDKKLLDMILIPTRQWNGQGLLGCKLKLL; via the coding sequence ATGAATGAACAACCCTTGCATTCCCAATTATCTAATCTCAACATTGATCCCACCATTCATGAGAGAATTAAGAAGCTGCCAGATTTAACAATtaatgaaattgatttattgaaaactGAAATAGAATCAGAACTCcacaaaaatttttccattttgaaagaacaaAACTTAACTATGGAATCTCCGTTAGTTACCAGCGATGGTTTTCCCGACCCAAATATTGATGTTTTGCAAATAAGAATCGTCAAgagaaatataaatatgtTAAGAAATGATTTAAACAACGTTATTACTACATGTGCTTTGAAACTAAACCGACATTTTGGTAAAGAtaagaatcaaaatcaacaagAAAGTCTACGAAAaggtgaaaattttgatcataTTATACCTTTTGCACAGATATATGATGTTATAGAAGGCGGACCTATTTTCATTGCCGGTTGTCTATCAGGTGACGAATTAGTACTCATTGGAAATTTGAATGCTGGTACTTATCTAAATTTGAATAACATCTCAAATTACATTCtacaaaatgaaaataaaaaagtcACAATTAGGATCAGAAGAGATAAAAAGCTATTAGACATGATTTTAATACCAACTAGACAATGGAACGGTCAGGGTTTATTAGGTTGTAAGTTAAAATTActctga
- the URM1 gene encoding ubiquitin-related modifier URM1 (similar to Saccharomyces cerevisiae URM1 (YIL008W); ancestral locus Anc_7.129), whose protein sequence is MVKVKVEFMGGLDVIFNKQRMHQVLIDGGEVTIKDLIDYIVAEMISNKNDIGVFVENGTIRPGILTLINDADWELEGGEEYVLEDGDIISFTSTLHGG, encoded by the coding sequence ATGGTTAAAGTTAAAGTCGAATTTATGGGTGGTTTAGATGTTATTTTTAACAAACAAAGAATGCATCAAGTTCTTATTGATGGTGGTGAAGTAACCATAAAAGACTTGATCGACTATATTGTTGCAGagatgatttcaaataaaaatgatattggtgtgtttgttgaaaatggcACGATAAGGCCCGGaattttgacattgatTAACGACGCTGACTGGGAGCTGGAAGGCGGTGAAGAATACGTACTTGAAGATGGTGATATAATATCATTCACGTCTACATTGCATGGAGGTTGA
- a CDS encoding sugar porter family MFS transporter, which translates to MSSADHSAVSTPVQPDTVQPTYSNNSGASTPVLNEPLDKLKESQVSPGDWEEKDASLPVRPFSDYITVCLLCLCVAFGGFMFGWDTGTISGFINQTDFLRRFGSTNSEGVRYLSQVRTGLVVSIFNIGCALGGIILSKLGDVYGRKFGLSAVVGIYIIGIIIQIASINKWYQYFIGRIISGLGVGGIAVLSPMLIGESAPKHLRGPLVSCYQLMITAGIFLGYCTNYGTRNYSNSVQWRVPLGLGFAWSLFMLGGLTRVPESPRYLCEVGKVEEAKRSLAISNKVSVDDPSLLAELDIIMSGVEAEKLAGSASWGELFSTKTKVFQRLLMGILIQALQQLTGNNYFFYYGTSIFGSVGLEDSFQTSIIIGVINFASTFGALYTVEHFGRRLCLLWGAATMMACMVIYASVGVTRLHPNGMDAPTSQGAGNCMICFTMFYIFCYALTWAPIAWVVTAEVFPLRVKSKCMSLASASNWLWGFLISFFTPFITGAINFYYGYVFVGCLCFSFFYVFFFIPESKGLTLEEINEMWLEGVLPWKSADWVPAAKRGAGYDAEELKHDDKPWYKRMI; encoded by the coding sequence atgagttCTGCAGATCATTCGGCAGTTTCAACTCCAGTTCAGCCTGATACTGTGCAACCTACTTACAGTAATAATTCAGGCGCCTCGACACCCGTTCTCAATGAGCCATTGGACAAGTTAAAGGAGTCGCAAGTGAGTCCTGGTGACTGGGAAGAGAAGGATGCGAGTTTGCCAGTCAGACCTTTCTCTGATTATATTACTGTCTGTCTGTTGTGTCTATGTGTCGCGTTCGGTGGTTTCATGTTTGGATGGGATACAGGTACCATTTCTGGTTTCATCAACCAAACTGATTTCCTGCGTAGATTTGGTTCTACCAACAGTGAGGGTGTTCGTTATTTGTCACAAGTGAGAACCGGTTTGGTTGTctccattttcaatatcgGTTGTGCGCTAGGTGGTATCATTTTATCGAAGCTAGGTGATGTTTATGGACGTAAATTTGGTTTGTCAGCGGTTGTCGGTATTTATATTATCGGTATTATTATCCAAATTGCTTCGATTAACAAGTGGTACCAGTACTTCATTGGTAGAATTATTTCTGGTCTTGGTGTTGGTGGTATCGCAGTCTTGAGTCCAATGTTGATTGGTGAGTCTGCCCCAAAACATTTGAGAGGTCCTTTAGTGTCCTGTTATCAACTGATGATTACTGCTGGTATCTTTTTAGGTTACTGTACTAACTATGGTACCAGAAACTATTCAAACTCGGTTCAATGGAGAGTTCCTTTGGGTCTAGGTTTCGCCTGGTCATTATTTATGCTTGGTGGTTTGACAAGAGTGCCAGAATCCCCACGTTATCTTTGTGAAGTCGGTAAAGTTGAGGAAGCTAAGCGTTCTCTTGCTATCTCCAATAAAGTTTCTGTCGATGACCCTTCATTATTGGCAGAATTGGATATCATCATGTCTGGTgttgaagctgaaaaaCTAGCTGGTAGTGCTTCTTGGGGTgaattattttcaacaaagacCAAGGTTTTCCAACGTCTATTGATGGGTATCTTGATTCAAGCTTTGCAACAATTGACAGGTAATAACTATTTCTTCTACTATGGTACTTCCATTTTCGGATCTGTTGGTCTAGAAGATTCTTTCCAAACTTCTATTATTATTGGTGTTATTAATTTTGCTTCTACTTTCGGTGCTCTATATACAGTTGAACATTTCGGTCGTCGTCTATGTTTGCTATGGGGTGCTGCAACCATGATGGCTTGTATGGTTATTTATGCTTCCGTCGGTGTCACCAGATTGCATCCAAATGGTATGGACGCTCCAACATCACAGGGTGCAGGTAATTGTATGATTTGTTTCACTATGTTCTATATCTTCTGCTACGCCTTAACATGGGCTCCAATTGCATGGGTGGTTACTGCTGAAGTTTTCCCATTGAGAGTCAAATCGAAGTGTATGTCTCTTGCATCCGCATCTAATTGGTTATGGGGTTTCTTAATTTCGTTCTTCACTCCATTTATTACCGGTGCAATTAATTTCTACTACGGTTATGTTTTCGTCGGTTGTCTATGTTTCTCATTCTTCtatgtctttttcttcattccAGAAAGTAAGGGTTTAACTttagaagaaatcaatgaaatGTGGCTAGAAGGTGTTTTACCATGGAAATCAGCTGATTGGGTTCCAGCCGCAAAGAGAGGTGCAGGTTATGATGCTGAAGAGTTGAAGCATGATGATAAGCCATGGTACAAAAGAATGATCTAA